One Dunckerocampus dactyliophorus isolate RoL2022-P2 chromosome 6, RoL_Ddac_1.1, whole genome shotgun sequence genomic window, TAAATCCTCATGATGTACTCACACTGCAACCCAGTCTTAAAATATAACACCAAATCCAAGCATCACATCCCAGTTTATGACTTGATCCCTTTTATATGttctttacttttcttttctgcTGGCCTCGGCCTTCAGTGTCAGTGCTTCCCTTCAGTGGCTCAACTCTTGACTAGCGTGCAGGATTTATGATTAAAATGCAGAGAGACGGGGAGATGGAGTAGGGGGGCTTCACAGATGTAAATTTGTCTCCAGGGCAGGCTTTTCCTGTTATTTGTAGCCTCCTCCACTCCCGTCCCTGCGCTTGGCTCCGCTTGTTCGACTCATTACTCCGGGCCTCGTGGCGCTCCTCCGCACGCTGCCGGCTGGGCTTTCTTCTCCGTTAATTGGGTTTCGTTACATTTAAAGCCCCCCTGGACAAAGAGCCGCCTCCCCCTTGCCAATAGAAGGTTCCATTTTTAGCCGTTCACGCCGAGCTGGTGGGGTTCAAGCGGATCTACGAGTGGTAATTGGTTATTTATTTAAGCTTCCTCAGGTTGGTTtctactggggggggggggggggggggggggggggggggggttagccGCTTTCTTTTCACATGTTCTTCTATGCAGGAATGTTTGCTCTAGTTTGTTGGGGAAAGgctgcacacagacacacctgAGCAGCAACACCTGGTCTCAGGGTGGCTCCATGGACGGCCCTCACTTTGCAACACTTTCCATCTGTAGCCGTCGACGCGCCCCTTTGTGAAAGACCATGCCGTCAATGTGTAAGTTAAATGCCAAATCCACAGCAGTGCTTTCCTCAGGTCATTTTGCGTCATTTTATTGGAACATTACAAGCTGTGGTTTCACCCTGCACCCTTTGTGTGGAGTGTAAAGACGAAGCCTGTGGACTTTGTAGGGGAAGATGTTTCCATTCAAAGGCTTACGGATTTGAGAATCTCCACATACATTTAGATTCAAGATATAtttgtgtccaaacgttttaaattttttgttttCAGGTCGGCCCTCATTTACCTCTGTAACATGTTTTGCGCTATGTTTAATcctatttttttatatgaatATGCTGTGggccactaaaaaaacaaactctgggACACAAATGGCCCCGAGACAGGACTTTGGACACTCCCGGTTTAGGGTGTGTTCATTTTTTACCAACTTGGATGTCACGTAAAGCATCTTTCTCTTCAAACGCATTTACTGTTATATACTTATCATTTCACaatgctttttttcttcctcctaTGTAATTTTAATGCTAATTTTAACATCTGGTCTCTTTAGCTGTTGCATTTGAGCTCAAATGGACCTTGGAAGCATCCatctgctgctgtgtttgtgacattttagctggtaaaaatagcaaaatacaaaataataaatgtattcaaCCTAGCAGGAGCCATTTGTGTTTGAAAAGTTGTTACATAATCTGTTACAAATATTGTCCAATCTACTTGGGAGCATATGCACTTCTTTCATGCACCTCTTTAACTTAAAATTTTTGCCGggccaattttttttaatttttttttgccggGTACAATTTTACGGACACTGTAATTAAAATGATCCCCTTTCACAAAGACCTGCATAAATTAATGTAATATACATGGCAGGCATAGGTCTGTCAcgacaacaaattttgctgcACAGTAAGtatcctacaaattattgttcataatcgatattattgacaacattttttttagacaatttatttcattaattatatgcaTATAATTGCAGTGCTTATTataatgcaagtacattgtatcaaaagttTGTGTTTGAGATGCGCATTCTTTGCAAGTTGGTCGTATTCCCCTTCTTCGTCGTCGCTATTTTCCAACAAATGCCGCATGCCGGTCTGTCGGTgttgatttgctcaccttgtTATTTCTGTTTTCGAACCGAAATATTTCTGGAGCTGTGGCCTTTTGGCTTAGAAACCATAGCTTTTGTGCTTCAATTCATATTTGCATTTGCTTGCTCACGCTGCTAACCTGGCAACACTAACCtcactagcagccccgcctccacgtactgtgacAAAAAGGCTGAATGACTGAGAGGaaggttcactctctccgttcactCCAATGTAGAACCAACGCACCCAGACAGATGTAGAGTGAACCCTCTGGTAACTACTGCTAATACACTAAACTCACAGATGGACACTGTTttgtaaaatcctgttttcaaatgtttttgaatGTCGTCATGTAAACGACAACAAAGCGACAGTTTTTGTCCGTTAACAATGGTCTGCTGCAgcatttgaaaatgtacaacGCCATCCACATCACATGCTTTCTGCATACTCGATCGTTGCTGCAGGCGCGAGGAGTCCTCATTGCATATAAATTACAGAAGTGGGAAGTGATTATTATAAAATTCCCgctttcccatttttttttatcctccTCTCCCTACTCCACTCAGCAGAAGTGGTGTAATTGAGTACAAAAGCTGTGCTGTGAgaggttggggggggggaagagaaGCAATATAGCAGGAAAGAGCCACATGAACGCATACACTCGTGCTCAGCAACCATTGAAGGGATGATGGTGACGAAATCCCAAGATCAGACATAGGCATGctgtcaaattttaaaaaaaaaagagtaatgaAACGTCCCATTTCCTTCCCCACCCCAAGTTGAGCCTGTATGCCAAGTCTCTGGCTGTGCCCATGCTGCTACATTCTGGAATGTCTCCCGCATGGAGGGGCTTCATGCCAGCTTCAGTTCCGCACAATGCATTTTCTCTTAAAACCACATCTGAGGGCTGCTTCTAAAAGGGCCGGGCCAAGGCTCGATATGAAATTCCAAATTCAATGTTTTCCTATTCAATCCCAGCCTTCCTCTCCTCACTCTTTCTCTCGGGGAAAATATGACTAGAAAATATTGCAGAGCCTAGTTTTGCTTCTGTGCAACAATAGCATCCTCCCTGATGCTGAAGGATTTTAGAGATGACTTGAATGATCATGCTGATAGAGGTTGGCGTGATCAGTAGGGCGGTCAGTTCAAATCAATCTCAGTGTTTGCCAAACGTCTTCATCTCAAAACCCAAATAAGACAGTTAGTTCCACTTGGGACTCCAAAAGCCTTTTGCCAAGAAAGTGCAATATAAACTAACCTATTACCCATTTTGCCTAAGTTTCTTCGACAGTATGTTGGAACCTCTAACGTTGACATAATTGTTGTGTAAGACTGATTGTTTGGACTTCAACACAATTTTACCTTCACTTTTAACCTTCATTAATTGTACAGGCAATATTTGATGTAAACTTTCATGATTCCTAACACGCATGCGTAATGCAAGTGTGAGTTCAGGctcatgtattttttgtaactaTTTTAAATGTCTAAAAATGCAGTAAGTGCAaaaaaggccaaagaaaaagcaaaacgccCACAATCAATCCTCTGTGGCACCATGCATTATGGCATTTGACATTTAGAGCCGTGTTTTTCCATGAATATTGTTGTCATATTCCAAATTGTATGACTTCAGGGATGTGTCACTGGTTCCAATGAATCCTCAAAGCCAACAATAGTCTGTTTGTAATTGTACTGAAAATTATGGGAAAAGCACTATTTGCCAAGAAAGCCTCACAAAGCAGTTATTTGCAGTGGTCCCGCTGTTTGTTTTCAGTTGCTTCCTTGTCAGTCGACCGACTTGGAGACTGTTATGGGTGAAAATGTGCACTCagatatacatacataaattcTGTATTGGTCACAGAGGCTTGAGAGTTTTCCCTGGTAGGTTTGACCACAATGGGGGAGGCTGTTTATTAAGAAGTTGAGTAAAATCACAGTCGACAGCCGTAACAAAAGATGGCTTCTGTGCTGTGGCCTTGCTTGACTTTTTACTGCAGGTGTCGCTAAGACAGGTTTTTTGCACCTGCTTTTTCTTGAACACATGCAGGACAAGCTATAACGATAATCCAGTGGCTTCTTATCTTATTCCCACAGACAAACAAACGAGAGTGGAGGGGTGTAAAGTAATATGGTGTGAGAATGCTGTCATTTAGCCCCTGGGGAGGGCATGTCCCAGGCGCCCTCCTTCAGGGTCCTGCTAATAAATCCTTACCCCTCTGTAAATTCCCATACGAAGAGATTAGCCTGCCATCTTTGACCCTTCCTGTCCCTGGGTCGAACAACCTTGCTCACCTGTGCGGATGTCTGTGAGTTGTAAATGCTGAATTCTGGAGACGTCTGGAGGACAGAGGTGGTCAGTTGTCAACCACCCAGTATGTGGCACACCACGCCGGCCACTTTGTGGTCCCCGCTTGGGACGTTCCCAGAAGGTGGGGGGTCTCGCCGTGCCAGTCTGCGAGAGGTTCTGGGAAATGCACGCATTCCAGTCCAAATGCGTGTTGGGATTGGGCTAGCTAGCCACGGCTGCTAAACACTTAGGAATGTCACCTTGGCGCTCCAGCCCAACAACACAGCAAGACGTTATTATGTCATAATTTAAGAACAAGTGTCTCTGATTGGATGTTCGTGAGTCCATCTGATTAGTCTGTGATACCATGGTTGCAGGTCTGGGCTTCATTTAGAACAGAACATTTAGCGTGGTTAAGTGTTACCATGTGtttgttgctgctaagtgtgtgcgtgtgtatgtgtgggggGGCTCAAacacaactctttttttttttttgtggcctgTCTTGCTCTATTTTAGCTGTCAGAAGGCAGGTCTATGAGTCAGCGGCTCAGACCGTGGCCGGCTGCAGACATCTGTCTCGCAAGCGCTCTCTCTGTCTCCCAAGCCTCCCCCACCTTTCTCCATCCTTCATCTCCACTTCCCCCGGCTCTTTGCTCTGTAATGAACTGCCCCTTATTCGCCAGCTAATGACTGCCTTTGATCTCTCGTCTAAAAGACCTCTGCTCTCGCTCTCCCCTCGTGAGTCTCCCTCCTTTTTTGCATCCCGCACCTCTTGGACTTGTTTTTTCTCCTCACATTCTTCAGGGAAACAGGCCTTGCAGTCTGCTGATGCAACAAAGTTTGTGGCGAAGAGAAGACAAATTGTTGCAgagtgcctttttttttccccacttaagGAGGCTGGCGGACCACCCGCTCTGCATGAGCCGCTCCACATCATATATGGGAAACatgtatgatgtcatcacttTCTAATCTCGCTATGTTTTATCTTTTCCTTTGCAGTCCAACAAAGTTCCTGTGGTGCAGCCGTCCCATGCAGTTCATCCGCTCACCCCGCTGATTACATACAGCGACGAGCACTTCGCTCCAGGTTCCCATTCCGGCCATCACCCCCAAGATACCAAACAACAAGGTAAAACATGATGATATACACTTCACGGAGAAAACATATTTGGAAACTTACAGAAAATTGTCTGTGGGTAATCACAGTCAACCCAAAGGTGTCTGATGGGTTTGAGGTTAGGGTTCTTTGGAGGTTTTTCCATACCAAACGTGGGTTTATGGTTCTTGGACTGGGAGCATAGTCATGCTGGAAAAGAAAAGggccttccccaaactgttTCCCTCAGGTTTTGACGCATAAAGTGGTGCAAAATATCTTGGAAGAAGTGCTTGGGCAAAAGCAGGAAGTATTTCAAGTACCCGGTCAGTCGGGATTCCAAAGTGTCCACATTTGACGatcacattttgtcattgtaatcTTTGAAGATAAATGCTATAAatcagtggtccacaacctttttggacccacggcctggctcgtgttcccacaaatctccgcggaccgggtggtggtggtgggggtcgtatagcgatgtaatttatctaatttagtatgtattgtgtaaaactaagacaggaacaacatcaaattaaaagcacaaagtgaatacacacccaccatccaccagtataagcttggagtttgtttttcagagagaacattatagcgccgctgcttgatgtgtgtggtaacaggcagtgtgctagcatgaattaacttgaagctgtgcacacaacagatatacacattagcactcaataacatcatcaaactttacctttatgcattcccacagagtatcagcatttgggagcaaatatgaagtgaaagaaaaacgataaaaatacagtgtgGTTGAccatctgtgcagagtgggagaaggctagcgcacgtacgatggtgctttcaaggacGGTCATACAAAGTGGGACAcacgcaacaaacaacataaccatgcaaaaacttcaaactatattatttttttaataaaataatggcccatatttccaaaattgatatgtattcacttaaaattgtatttagttatttacaaaagtatttttttgtgtgtatttttttttttttttttatcattgcgcctgaaaggtttcctcggcACAGTTCGGCCCCAcccacggaccggtactgggccacggcccggtggctggggacccctgctgtaaatgaCAACTGGAAACACACACGTTAAATGATAGCTTACCCTGTTGCTGTGCTACAGCTATGGATGCTGCTGTATTGGTTTACTCCACAGTCTGTACTAAAATTAGTCTCTAATGATTATTTGGGAAGCAGTTCTCATTTTGACTGATTTGGTTAGGTTAACATTTGAAGATagaaatgactgaaataaacaGACACACTAGCTTACCCTGTTACCATTTACCACTGGACACAGCTTTATTACACTCAACAGTTTCCAGGCTGCTGTCAGTCTCCCCTCGGATAAAATCTGTGTCTGTTGTTGTTACCTTTTCGACAGATACGTGCAACGTGTGTTTTTGTGCTGTTCCTGGCTTTGAAGTAAAAAACTCACAGTGTAGAAGAAGGGGCATTTTGACCGTTGTTGTTTACATGACAACAGCGTTTTGGTGCATGATTTGGTGCATGAAAACGCGGTTCCTTCCGTTTTACTGTTCCAGGTTGAAAATAAGGTTAAAGGCTGAAGCTGATATAAATAAAACCTAAGTGTACTTTGGCGTCCCTGTCTGCAAAGGCTGTCAAATCTCCAAAGCTGTCACATCCAAGTCGTCTCTCCCTTCATTTCTGCTCCAAACTTGAACTCATTTGAAGCCGCCCGTGGGACGACGCGCTGAGCTCCGCTGCCCTTTCCCTcccctctctctcgctctctctccctctttctctctctctctctctctctctctctttctctctctctctgtagcagcatcaAGCCACCGCTGACAGCTGCAGAAGCGCTGCTCGGCATTCTGGACGCGCTCTGCAGCCCCGCTCAGCTGGGGACTGTGGCAGCTTCTCACGTAAAAAAGACACAAGTCCTCTGTagcgttttctttttctttcatttggtCCTTTTTCAGTCTGTCTTCTCCTGTGGCTGCCACTTGAAAAGCAGGAGAGTGATCAGACGAGGATGTAGGcgatgatgaagatgaggaaGGGGCCATGAGGTTCTGAGGGACCAGCTATAAATAACAACGTAGAACCGACAACACAGCGGCGGGCGCGAGATGAAGGCAGCGAGACGTATAAAGAAACTGCGCTCCACATATGTCAGAGGAATCAGGCTTCAGACACATTCTGGAGGCAGGAAATAGTTGCCTTCACGTGGAACAGACAGAAATTTGTTGTCACGCTGTACAGTTTATGAAGTAGGCCTGAAGTTTCTGACAAGTGCACGCGAGCAGCATGGCGGTTTTATGACATGCATTGCACTTGAAGCCTTAAATGACAATTTGACTAGTgctttttaacaaatatttcatGTAATGTATTACATCATAGGTTTATTATATTTCATTACGAgtttaatatctatttattttcgATATATATTTAATCTAGATTTAAATAGAGACAGTGCTGGTCTCGCATGGTTGTatatttttggagaataaaTTCAATTAAGGAATTAAAATACCGATTCCAGCATAAACACAACTTAATTCTCGAACTATTtacacagtatactgtagaCCTTTTCCCCCCCACCAAAAACACAGAtgatattatcataacattacaacttttttctcataacgaCTATTCTCGTAACAGTATGACTGCTTCGTTTTTTTGTAATACTTCATCAGTCCCCcctcaaaaaaaaattacgaCGTGATTCTCGTATTACAACTAAATTCTCACACTACAACTTTCTCctgttttattgcaagtttttaaaaaaaatcatactatGAAACTTTTCTCACaacattattactttattctaataatattaataatattgttaGTAATATTAGTTGTAGTTATAGTACTGGTTAATAATTagtaatatttgtacatttatcCTCCCcagaaaatacaaattttattcTCGTTATTGGACTTTATTTCCCTAACATTACTACTTCTTtctccaaaaaaatctgactttattcttgtttctcgtgatattatgaattttctttaattaaataattttttcaaattgcaaatatttaataaatatgatatggtaatggttacattttatttgaacatgcatacaagtgacagtggaatacatcacataatacataatacaattcacagttccaccagtccaaaaggaataggaagaagcaaagttaatttaatcctaccccccgtccatttcacatctgttgctgtacatttattcacttcctgtatttaatATTACAAATCTATTCTTGTAGTATTAACCCCCCCCAAATGATTAATTCTTGTAACATTCCAACTTATATCTGCCTCATATTACGACCTTATTTTTGTAACGTTACATACGAAACGTGGTTTTTTTGCGAATATTCCAACTTCATTCTAGCAACATTTtcattgtaactttattctcatagtacAACATTTTATCTGAATTTCACatctttttttgtattcatttgtgaCACTGATACACCTTGTATGTTTGCGTGTGGACATACTAGAATAGGCTTCAATCTTATTCTCCCATAGTCGACCTTCTTCCTTATCGAGCGATTGCGTCTTGGTCCTCCTCAGCGGGTTCACACTTTGATGTGCTTATTAATTATGAAGAACAATCATGGATTTTCTCAATAGGAGATCTAATATGCGTGGGGTGAGACAGAAGGTCAAGCAGAGGGCCTTTTTTACATGTAAAACGTTGTATGTCTTTAATGCTAACTATAACACAGCAACGCAATGAATGAAGATGGTCTCATGTTGTTCTGACAGGAAATGCGAGCGTGGCAAAGTGTTGCCGGGTGTCAATGAGGAGAACGTGTGAAGCGTGAGGGGAGGGGAGAGTAATTAGCCACGTTAGGGGTGTGAGTGACAAGGTTAACACGCTGTGTCTCTCCTTCTCCCCCGCTGGCCTCACCCctcacctcctcctcttctgccCTCAGGAGGGCTCTAAGAGGGGGGGTAGCAGTGGATTAGTGGGCAGGGGGTAGTGCTATGCACGCCATGGATCCAGCGCCGCAACATCGGCTTTGGAAATATAAGCCTCTCGCTCACACGGCCTCTCTGAGGACGAAGGCCCCTTCAGACCAAGCACAGCCTGGAGAAGAAAAAGATAGAGGCAGGGAGAAAAGGCTGTGGCTCCATCAGGGATTAGACCGTGGTGCTAATCTGGAGGCATTCGCCCTCTTTGTCCATGTGtcagtgtgtactgtatgtccacaCATTCCAAGCACTTGCTCTACTCATTTTAGATTCTCAACAAAAATATCCTTCACTTTTCATCTCAAATGGTAATGATCTTAAAAAAACTCAACAAAAGTTTTGTTGACTGTGCATCCCCCATGCGTACTCAATCCATTTCCTCCCAGCACCCATTTCCAATGTAAAAGGTCAAAAATATCCAATCCATACCGCCCCACTTTTCCAATCACTTTCATTAGGGTATACAGTACAGTTCACATCATATTGTTTACATACAGTAACTCATACTGTTATTGCCTTGGAAGCACAAACGTGCTGTGGTTTTACCGATGTGAACCGTAACGTGGAAAACCACACTGAACTCTGCTGCTTGATTTCAGTCGCTCTTTTTGAACCAGTAGAAAGACAGCAGTGTCTCTATCTTAGTGATGGGTTTTTAGAGATCCTCCAAACAGATCCTCAGATTTTTCAGTTGCTTAAGTTGATTTCTTAccgaaaaatgtgcaaaatcattttcgaatgtaaaaatgtagttatatcaaatatttattgtttgtatgGCTTTATTTATATGCTCAACATGGAACAAATTGCAACAAAAAACGAATTATAAAACGCTAGGACCCATCTCACGTAGACAAAAGATCCAGTCtgattttaatatttgtaaGTTTCCAACTACTGACTGTGAAATAACACAGCattaacaaaacattacacaaccaaatataaaatgtagaaaactaaaagaaaaagcagcatccagctaaaagacaagaaaaaaacgaCTGCTTCACCTCAGAgagccggctcctgtcgttcactTCAAAATGCCAAATCTGACAGCTGTTTCGTTTGCGACAAACACATCACTACTCTAACTGCACCTTTTAGGTAACATAACACGATAAAGCGATGCGACTGGCTATGGGGTTTGACCAGTGAGAGACACAGCTGCGTCAGTGTCAACATTCGGTTGACAGTGCATCTCTGAAACAACGCAAGAGTCTGGGTTGCCGGCGATGTGATTGCCGCGCCTGCTCCGTAgcttaccatgactgaagaagagaatggatgtaaatagtagcagcaCACTAGCCCCAGCTGGcaaaacaaaaatctaaagttttggaacatctttggattttacaagaaggacgaaaaacccaacaaaaagagCAGCTCTGGAGTCTGCTGGAAGCGCAGCAAATCTTGACCAGCGAGGCCAACAGAGAGACTAGTATGGTACCCCTTTTTTATGGCtgctgcttagcttttgtggattgtaacttgtttactttgaaatggtGCACCCTCGTCACCTACCTagagtgttgaaaacactatgctCAAGCTTACTACTGTTAAAACATCTTGAGTATGGgagtgtttacttttccaagctaacacGGCATTGTCATTAACACCCATGTGGCAAATAGTTCCATTTGATTATCTttgcttggacacatttttgccacttttgaacaaatttgtcattatttcaggggctttgcactatttatttctttctttttattgaTAGGACTGAAGACTAAAACTTCTGTTTTTTATTAATGCATTTTATATATAGAtcccattttaaaaaaaaagatgttcattcaagcaagtctttttttggtcactttctaaatacatttgacatgtgattctgttgtttgtcttttgactttatttttgccagtgccttctAGCATGCTTAGGCATATGATGTAGTCTTTTACACACTTTAAAATATTGTAAGAAGGCCACTTTTATACTGTAGAATTGgctataatgtaagattaatgtctacattaaCAAATGTTTACAGTAGAATCgtatcgttctgtttttaaaatatacatcGCTTTTGAATCATATCGTAACGCATGTATCTGGATGCGAATCGAATAGTCTATCACAAAGACATGTACACCCCTACTCCTAACTGAAGAGTGCAAAAAAAGTAGACAGGTCAGCCTTAAATAGAGGTAGAACAGAATGGGGAACTGCTGTATACTGCTGGTTTTTATATTATCAGACATTTTCTAGTCATTGCTTCAGGAAAACATTTTGATAGCGATTTCAAACGCTCAACTTGTTACATGTCTGGTACGGATAGTAATAGTTCTAGAAtactgatgtgtgtgtttgctccaTGTTGCTGGTCTAGGAATGTCGAGGCATCACCCCGGACCGGACATGTCCAACTTCTACTCACTGTCTCCTGGAGGAGTGGGACATATCACGCCGCCGCTGGGATGGTGAGTTTCTACCCCattttttctgactttttttttttttaatcatctttTGAAAGCGTGATGTTTTACGACAGGCTCAAGACAGTGTTTATGTTGCAGGTTCTCCCACCACATGGTTCCTGGACCGCCGGGTCCTCACGCCACAGGTATCCCCCACCCAGCCATCGTCAACCCCCAGGTCAAACACGAGCCCCTGCACGAAACGGACATCATGCACATGTGAGTGCTGTAAAGACAAAGCATTCTCAATTCTGCATTCATGAACCACCTTTCAAGATGCTGCAGTAACAAAATACAGCCTTGGTTCCCTTCTTCCCGTGGAGCGAGCAGATTATCAAGCGAGGGATGATAACATGGCCTTCTTTGGCCTCAGGGATGGCGGTGAACTCACTCAGCCAGGCAGCACCAGATACTGGACCTAGATGATAGCACAACATGCCTGATAGCGCCCTGAAGTGGCGATGGCTGATAGTTACGTTATTCACAGCCATCTACACCTTATTAGAAAGTTTCTTGAGTGCAGGAGACACTTTGTGGTATCTTGTTGAGCGGCGAGTTGGCGAAAGTTTGCTAGTTTTTGATGGTGATTTGATCATATCATGTGTAGTTGCTAGTGGTGCATTCAAGACTGCTGGGACATCAATACCTTGGCATCCGTCCCACTTAGGTTCTTTTGGCGTGAGTGaaatggagttttttttttgagaaagtTAATTGCTAATTAATTTCCAATGCACCATGCAAGGAAATGTAACACCCATGGCCATTAATGGTGTATGTCCCCACATGACCTCCGCCGCGTTTGCCCCTGATGTTGCACTACAGTTCCCCCATCTCTCATTGTTTTCCTGTCGTTATTTATTTCTTCAGtcgttgtgtttgtttttggccCTGCAGGAAGCCCCAGCATGAACAGAGAAAGGAACAGGAGCCCAAAAGACCGCACATCAAGAAGCCGCTAAACGCCTTCATGCTTTACATGAAAGAGATGCGCGCCAACGTGGTCGCAGAGTGCACACTGAAAGAGAGCGCCGCCATCAATCAGATCCTGGGACGGAGGGTAGGTCACAGTTTTTTGCTTGGAATTGGTCTTTTGAGCAAAACCGACATCAGAGTTTATTATCGCTGTGTGACTTCTCCCAGTCGAAATCTCATCTAATAAAAGTGGCTTGATCAAAACGGGACTAATGGCACCAGTGTTTTCATGTGAAATCAAAGTTTTGCATAGTTGTGTATGATAATCTCTTCATCACTAATCATTTCTCTGTACCGAGACGTCTTCTAAGTAACTGACAAATGtccaatctcctttgtgctatAAAACAGTGGCATGCTTTATCTCGGGAAGAGCAGGCTAAGTATTATGAGTTAGCCCGCAAGGAACGGCAGCTCCACATGCAGCTCTACCCAGGCTGGTCTGCTCGAGACAACTATGTAAGTACCAACAGTACAGATCTGCAGCggtgcgcgtgtgcatgtgtgtgactaGTTCTTTCAAAAAGGCTCACAAT contains:
- the lef1 gene encoding lymphoid enhancer-binding factor 1 isoform X1; translated protein: MPQLSGGGGGGGGAGDPELCATDEMIPFKDEGDPHKEQIFAELSHSEEEGDLADIKSSLVNESEGSPNSNSHDAVRQSQDSYHEKHRDHPDDGKHQDMYSKGHPYPSYPSYIMMGNMNDSYMTNGSLSPPMPRTSNKVPVVQPSHAVHPLTPLITYSDEHFAPGSHSGHHPQDTKQQGMSRHHPGPDMSNFYSLSPGGVGHITPPLGWFSHHMVPGPPGPHATGIPHPAIVNPQVKHEPLHETDIMHMKPQHEQRKEQEPKRPHIKKPLNAFMLYMKEMRANVVAECTLKESAAINQILGRRWHALSREEQAKYYELARKERQLHMQLYPGWSARDNYGKKKKRKREKMQESATGGKRNNFSTCKAKAAATGPLLEMEAC
- the lef1 gene encoding lymphoid enhancer-binding factor 1 isoform X5, with protein sequence MPQLSGGGGGGGGAGDPELCATDEMIPFKDEGDPHKEQIFAELSHSEEEGDLADIKSSLVNESEGSPNSNSHDAVRQSQDSYHEKHRDHPDDGKHQDMYSKGHPYPSYPSYIMMGNMNDSYMTNGSLSPPMPRTSNKVPVVQPSHAVHPLTPLITYSDEHFAPGSHSGHHPQDTKQQGMSRHHPGPDMSNFYSLSPGGVGHITPPLGWFSHHMVPGPPGPHATGIPHPAIVNPQVKHEPLHETDIMHMKPQHEQRKEQEPKRPHIKKPLNAFMLYMKEMRANVVAECTLKESAAINQILGRRWHALSREEQAKYYELARKERQLHMQLYPGWSARDNYKKKRKREKMQESATGTGQRMKTAYI
- the lef1 gene encoding lymphoid enhancer-binding factor 1 isoform X2, with the protein product MPQLSGGGGGGGGAGDPELCATDEMIPFKDEGDPHKEQIFAELSHSEEEGDLADIKSSLVNESEGSPNSNSHDAVRQSQDSYHEKHRDHPDDGKHQDMYSKGHPYPSYPSYIMMGNMNDSYMTNGSLSPPMPRTSNKVPVVQPSHAVHPLTPLITYSDEHFAPGSHSGHHPQDTKQQGMSRHHPGPDMSNFYSLSPGGVGHITPPLGWFSHHMVPGPPGPHATGIPHPAIVNPQVKHEPLHETDIMHMKPQHEQRKEQEPKRPHIKKPLNAFMLYMKEMRANVVAECTLKESAAINQILGRRWHALSREEQAKYYELARKERQLHMQLYPGWSARDNYKKKRKREKMQESATGGKRNNFSTCKAKAAATGPLLEMEAC
- the lef1 gene encoding lymphoid enhancer-binding factor 1 isoform X6, with the protein product MPQLSGGGGGGGGAGDPELCATDEMIPFKDEGDPHKEQIFAELSHSEEEGDLADIKSSLVNESEGSPNSNSHDAVRQSQDSYHEKHRDHPDDGKHQDMYSKGHPYPSYPSYIMMGNMNDSYMTNGSLSPPMPRTSNKVPVVQPSHAVHPLTPLITYSDEHFAPGSHSGHHPQDTKQQGMSRHHPGPDMSNFYSLSPGGVGHITPPLGWFSHHMVPGPPGPHATGIPHPAIVNPQVKHEPLHETDIMHMKPQHEQRKEQEPKRPHIKKPLNAFMLYMKEMRANVVAECTLKESAAINQILGRRWHALSREEQAKYYELARKERQLHMQLYPGWSARDNYKKRKREKMQESATGTGQRMKTAYI
- the lef1 gene encoding lymphoid enhancer-binding factor 1 isoform X4, with translation MPQLSGGGGGGGGAGDPELCATDEMIPFKDEGDPHKEQIFAELSHSEEEGDLADIKSSLVNESEGSPNSNSHDAVRQSQDSYHEKHRDHPDDGKHQDMYSKGHPYPSYPSYIMMGNMNDSYMTNGSLSPPMPRTSNKVPVVQPSHAVHPLTPLITYSDEHFAPGSHSGHHPQDTKQQGMSRHHPGPDMSNFYSLSPGGVGHITPPLGWFSHHMVPGPPGPHATGIPHPAIVNPQVKHEPLHETDIMHMKPQHEQRKEQEPKRPHIKKPLNAFMLYMKEMRANVVAECTLKESAAINQILGRRWHALSREEQAKYYELARKERQLHMQLYPGWSARDNYGKKKKRKREKMQESATGTGQRMKTAYI